Proteins from a genomic interval of Methanolacinia paynteri:
- a CDS encoding type II toxin-antitoxin system HicB family antitoxin, which translates to MQKQLTAIIEKEDDGYVSLCPEYDIASQGSTVEEARKNLHEALQLFFETASPQEIRSRFHGEIYITRMDVAFG; encoded by the coding sequence ATGCAAAAACAGCTGACAGCTATTATTGAAAAGGAAGACGACGGCTATGTTTCATTATGCCCTGAATATGACATTGCAAGCCAGGGCAGTACAGTAGAAGAAGCCCGTAAAAACCTTCATGAGGCTTTACAGCTCTTTTTTGAAACTGCATCCCCGCAGGAGATCCGGTCACGGTTCCATGGGGAGATTTATATCACACGGATGGATGTGGCTTTTGGCTAA
- a CDS encoding type II toxin-antitoxin system HicA family toxin, with product MWLLAKLRVLSGKEVCNILSKHGFSEVRQKGSHIIMQKNIPGSTITVPVPNHNEIRSGTLQSIIRQSGIQRTEFE from the coding sequence ATGTGGCTTTTGGCTAAACTTCGTGTACTATCTGGAAAGGAAGTCTGTAATATTCTCTCAAAACATGGTTTTTCAGAAGTCAGGCAGAAAGGGAGTCATATAATAATGCAGAAAAATATTCCGGGTTCGACAATTACAGTTCCTGTTCCAAACCATAATGAAATTCGTAGTGGTACACTGCAATCAATCATAAGACAGTCGGGAATTCAAAGGACTGAATTTGAATGA
- a CDS encoding tetratricopeptide repeat protein, giving the protein MSTIRIQEFSGDDDQNAKVIFDNSTEYPVSIHNPFSKKEEKRLEWYFEEHFRYPFTDEEQADQAVNSIQHYGERLFNQIFSEQNEDVYNYYKNITKDGIGTILFEIVGSPSFHAIHWEALKDPKHSKPFSLESSMVRKNVEKVRKNDEPPLEPYTIRPSPTLNILVVTARPYKHRDAGYRTVSRPLVELIEKSQLPVKIDILRPRTYKALSTHLKKIRNENNRQGYYHIIHFDTHGALLDYDNLRQLIQKEHRISLELFQKQYGRNDIERYNGFKAFMFFESMDGEKADYVEASELADLLKLHQIPIAVLNACQSGKQVGASETSLGSYLAQTGTQLVVAMSYSITVSAAEILMERLYKDLFDGKDGLTAVRSGRLELYNHKGRQADFNLEINLEDWLLPVVYQNQDVDLRLGEFTPEERAEYDSERANAYPFPTPEFGFFGRDIDILAIEDLLFRTDSDRLRRVLWMLKTLLIEGHLLRADGDQRRNILMIRGLGGAGKTTLLKHLGAWWQKTRFVDDVAYFGYDEGTWTCDQIVDDIARKVLGDARYYAEFDPLKPVAQQQMIVDILRLEPHLLILDNFESVTSDVTTTQNALSPGEQEALRAFLTKLAGGKTCIMIGTRGREDWLIGDGGPLHPDDVYDLPGLDREAASSLVDRILERNKIDKGYLEDEDFNTILKLLDGYPMAMEVILPNLKSRKPTEVLDALKEGDITLDRKGVTGRTESLIQSVEYSFSNLPEDQQDVLLCLAPFTSVIHKNILEIYIKRLCEQPATTQLTFENIREVIDVAADWGLLRQNDQLPGLWKLQPILPYFLRSRLKEKKSPEIQDAINTAFVETYYEAGSDLSRKIDSKEAHERKSGLDLVHLEYENLLSALNLALERRGSIVGIYGPISEYLDARNRHVKRLALGEYILNVLRKYPFEDLNEQIAIEIIGISDEIGRCQLDLKKIENSRKSCNLALKMLKDIQHISEDEKLRLSANIYHQLGRVAQEQRKWEQAEKCYKKALEICEEFNDRYEQAKIYHQLGRVAQEQRKWKETEKYYKTALEIDLEFNDRHEQAKTYHQLGIVAQEQRRLKQAEKYYRKALEIDIEFNDRYEQAKIYHNIGFVAQEQQKWEQAEKYYKTALEIDIELNNRYEQASTYHQLGNVAQEQRKWKEAEQYYRKALEIDIEFNNRYEQASTYHQLGIVAQEQQKWKEAEKYYRKALEVDLEFNDRYEQASTYHQLGMVAQKQQKWEQAEQYYRKALEIFEEFNDHYTQAKTYHQLGFVAQEQQKLEQAEKYYKTALGIFKEFNDRFAQAKTYHQLGRLEHKQQQWEQAEKYYKEALNLEFNDHYGQASTYHQLGIVAQEQRKWGQAEEYYKRALEIKIEFDDHYEQALTYHELGRVAQEQKQWEQAEKYYKKALEVFLEFKDLNSMAVTLLNLSLLWKETENDAIPRNVSETMGISLGGAKELLEKANDRLSG; this is encoded by the coding sequence ATGTCAACTATTAGAATTCAAGAATTTAGCGGAGACGATGACCAGAATGCAAAAGTAATATTCGATAATTCCACTGAATATCCAGTTTCTATTCATAATCCTTTCTCCAAGAAAGAAGAAAAACGGCTGGAATGGTACTTCGAAGAGCATTTCAGGTACCCTTTTACTGACGAAGAACAGGCTGATCAGGCCGTAAATAGTATACAACATTATGGTGAAAGGCTATTCAATCAGATCTTTTCTGAGCAAAATGAGGATGTCTACAATTATTATAAGAATATTACCAAAGACGGTATCGGGACGATCCTATTCGAAATCGTCGGCTCACCCTCTTTTCATGCTATTCATTGGGAAGCGCTGAAAGATCCCAAACATTCCAAGCCGTTTTCGCTGGAATCCTCGATGGTGCGGAAGAATGTTGAGAAAGTGCGAAAGAATGATGAACCACCTCTCGAACCTTACACAATCAGGCCATCCCCGACCCTCAACATCCTCGTCGTCACGGCGCGTCCATATAAACACCGGGATGCCGGATATCGAACGGTTTCCCGCCCACTGGTAGAACTCATAGAAAAGTCACAGCTCCCAGTGAAGATCGATATTCTGCGCCCGAGGACCTATAAGGCCCTCAGTACGCACCTCAAGAAGATACGCAATGAAAACAACAGGCAGGGGTACTATCATATCATCCACTTCGACACGCACGGAGCGCTTCTGGACTATGACAATCTCCGGCAACTTATACAAAAAGAGCACAGAATTTCCTTGGAATTATTCCAAAAACAGTATGGAAGGAACGATATTGAAAGGTACAACGGGTTTAAAGCCTTCATGTTTTTCGAGAGTATGGACGGGGAGAAAGCCGACTATGTCGAGGCCAGTGAACTTGCCGATCTCCTGAAACTCCACCAGATTCCCATCGCCGTGCTAAACGCGTGCCAGTCAGGAAAACAGGTTGGTGCCAGCGAGACGAGCCTCGGGAGCTACCTTGCACAGACCGGCACGCAGCTCGTCGTCGCGATGAGCTACAGCATCACAGTCAGCGCCGCCGAGATCCTAATGGAGAGATTATACAAAGATCTCTTCGATGGAAAAGACGGTCTGACCGCGGTACGCTCCGGTCGCCTGGAGTTATATAACCACAAGGGAAGACAGGCAGACTTCAACCTGGAGATAAATCTGGAGGACTGGTTGCTTCCGGTCGTCTACCAGAACCAGGATGTAGACCTGCGGTTGGGAGAGTTCACACCGGAGGAACGTGCCGAGTATGATTCAGAGAGAGCGAATGCATATCCGTTTCCAACCCCTGAATTCGGTTTCTTCGGAAGGGACATCGATATTCTTGCCATCGAAGACCTCCTCTTCCGGACGGACAGCGATCGACTAAGGCGGGTATTGTGGATGCTGAAAACCCTATTGATCGAAGGTCACCTCCTTCGGGCGGACGGCGATCAAAGGCGGAATATCTTGATGATTCGCGGGCTCGGTGGTGCCGGGAAGACGACACTGCTGAAGCACCTCGGGGCCTGGTGGCAGAAGACGCGTTTCGTCGATGATGTTGCATACTTTGGGTATGATGAAGGGACATGGACATGTGATCAAATCGTGGACGATATCGCCCGGAAGGTGCTCGGCGATGCACGTTATTATGCAGAGTTCGATCCGTTGAAACCCGTCGCCCAGCAGCAGATGATCGTCGATATCCTACGCTTGGAACCTCACCTTCTGATCCTTGACAACTTCGAGTCAGTCACCAGTGACGTGACGACGACACAGAACGCCCTTTCCCCGGGGGAGCAGGAGGCGCTTCGCGCCTTCCTCACAAAACTCGCCGGTGGGAAAACATGCATCATGATCGGTACAAGGGGGAGGGAGGACTGGCTGATTGGTGACGGCGGACCGCTTCACCCGGACGATGTTTACGACCTGCCCGGCCTCGACCGCGAAGCTGCATCCAGTCTTGTCGATCGGATTCTTGAGCGCAATAAGATCGATAAAGGTTACCTCGAAGACGAAGACTTCAATACGATCCTGAAGCTGCTCGACGGTTATCCTATGGCAATGGAGGTGATCCTGCCGAACCTGAAGAGCCGGAAACCGACGGAAGTACTGGATGCCTTAAAAGAAGGTGACATAACCCTCGACAGGAAAGGAGTGACCGGGAGGACGGAGAGTCTCATCCAGTCGGTCGAATACTCCTTTAGTAACCTCCCGGAAGATCAACAGGACGTACTTCTCTGCCTGGCGCCCTTCACCTCGGTTATTCACAAAAACATTCTTGAAATATACATTAAACGGTTGTGTGAGCAGCCCGCGACAACGCAGCTCACGTTCGAAAACATTCGGGAAGTGATCGACGTGGCGGCCGACTGGGGTCTCCTCCGCCAGAACGACCAGTTGCCAGGGTTATGGAAACTGCAGCCCATCCTGCCCTACTTCCTACGCAGCCGTCTCAAAGAGAAAAAATCCCCTGAAATTCAGGATGCAATCAATACGGCATTTGTTGAGACTTATTATGAAGCTGGTTCTGATCTTTCTAGAAAGATCGATTCGAAAGAAGCCCATGAACGGAAATCCGGCCTCGATCTTGTCCACCTTGAGTACGAAAACCTCCTCTCGGCGCTGAACCTGGCGCTGGAGAGGAGGGGATCGATAGTGGGGATATATGGGCCGATTTCAGAATATCTGGATGCCAGGAACAGGCATGTCAAGAGGCTTGCTCTTGGAGAGTATATCCTGAATGTCCTGCGGAAGTACCCATTTGAAGATCTCAATGAACAGATAGCGATTGAAATAATTGGGATTAGTGATGAAATTGGAAGGTGTCAATTAGACCTTAAAAAGATCGAAAATTCCCGGAAATCATGTAATTTGGCACTGAAAATGCTTAAAGACATTCAACATATCAGCGAGGATGAAAAGTTACGTCTAAGCGCGAATATTTATCACCAACTAGGAAGAGTGGCGCAGGAACAGCGAAAATGGGAGCAGGCAGAAAAATGCTACAAGAAAGCGCTGGAGATCTGTGAAGAATTCAATGATCGCTACGAACAGGCAAAGATCTACCACCAATTAGGGAGAGTGGCACAGGAACAGCGAAAATGGAAGGAGACGGAAAAATATTACAAGACAGCACTGGAGATTGATCTAGAGTTCAACGACCGCCACGAACAAGCAAAAACCTACCACCAACTTGGCATAGTGGCACAGGAACAGCGGCGGTTGAAACAGGCAGAAAAGTACTACAGGAAAGCGCTGGAGATTGATATAGAATTCAACGACCGCTACGAACAGGCAAAGATCTACCACAATATTGGTTTTGTAGCACAGGAACAGCAGAAATGGGAGCAGGCAGAAAAATATTACAAGACAGCACTGGAGATTGATATAGAACTCAACAACCGCTACGAACAAGCATCAACATACCATCAGCTGGGGAACGTGGCACAGGAACAGCGAAAGTGGAAGGAGGCGGAACAATATTACAGGAAAGCGCTGGAGATTGATATAGAATTCAACAACCGCTACGAACAAGCATCAACCTACCATCAACTGGGTATAGTGGCGCAGGAACAGCAGAAGTGGAAGGAGGCGGAAAAATATTACAGGAAAGCGCTAGAGGTTGATCTAGAATTCAATGACCGCTACGAACAAGCATCAACCTACCATCAACTGGGGATGGTGGCACAAAAACAGCAGAAGTGGGAACAGGCGGAACAATATTACAGGAAAGCGCTGGAGATATTCGAAGAATTCAACGACCATTACACTCAGGCAAAGACCTACCACCAGTTGGGTTTTGTAGCACAGGAACAGCAGAAATTGGAACAAGCAGAAAAATATTACAAGACAGCGTTGGGGATATTCAAAGAATTCAACGACCGCTTCGCACAGGCAAAGACCTACCACCAGTTGGGAAGATTGGAACATAAACAGCAGCAGTGGGAGCAGGCAGAAAAATACTACAAGGAAGCGCTTAATTTAGAATTCAACGATCACTATGGACAGGCATCAACCTACCACCAGCTGGGTATAGTGGCGCAGGAACAGCGGAAGTGGGGGCAGGCGGAAGAATACTATAAGAGAGCATTGGAGATAAAAATAGAATTCGACGACCACTACGAACAGGCATTGACATACCATGAATTGGGAAGAGTGGCACAGGAACAAAAGCAGTGGGAGCAGGCAGAAAAATACTACAAGAAAGCACTGGAGGTATTTTTAGAATTTAAGGATCTTAATTCAATGGCAGTCACTTTACTGAATCTTTCCCTGTTGTGGAAAGAGACAGAAAATGATGCCATACCTCGGAACGTTTCTGAAACTATGGGGATATCCCTTGGTGGAGCAAAGGAATTGTTAGAGAAAGCAAACGACCGATTATCAGGTTGA